A region of the Bacteroidales bacterium genome:
CAGGGAAAGGTTTGAGTTCCAAAATAATGGAAACATAAATAAGAAATACTGCTATAACGGTAACTTTAGATGCTCCCATATTCGCAGCCAATAAATCGTCAATATTTAATGATCCTGCAAAATAATAAGCAAAGATAATTCCTATCAATAGTATGCCCGAGATAATTCCGGTTGCAATCAGATATTTCATACCTGCTTGCAAAGCTTTCCCATTTTTATTTATTAGTATTAAACCCGCAGTAGCAATACTTCCTACTTCGAGGAAAACAAAAAGGTTAAACATATCTCGCGTCATCACAACCACATTCAGACTCATAATAAACACAAGGAAAACAACCATAGCATTTATTCCGGCTTGTTTTAAGTCTTTATACAAATAAAGTCCTCCCAACAAACCAACAACATTAATCATAAATGTGAAGACGGCTTCGTAAGTACCCATCTGAAGATTGATAGAATACGGAGGCTTAAATCCTGCAGTAAAAATAGTTTCAACAGCTCTGCTATTACTCATAAACTCAAATAACCACTGAGCTGAAACAAAAGTCATAAAGCCCAATCCAGCCAACATAACCCATCCGGAAACATTTTTTAATGATTTTCCAAACAAGCCCATTATAAAGGCAATACCTAGGGCAACGGCAATAATATATATCGGTCCTACCATTTTAAATCTTTAAAACTGTTGATATCCAATGAATTTTTTTCGTGATGTAGTTTAAGCACATAAACTAACATTAGAGCAGAAACTCCTAAACCAATAACAATAGCAGTAAGCACCAAGGCTTGAGGTACCGGGTCCACTATTTTATCAGCTGCTTCTGAAGGCTTAATTACATCTAAAATCGGAGCGGCTTTTCCTCGCACATATCCGATACTCACCATAACGATATTAATTCCCGTATCGAAAATAGTAAAGCCCAGAACGATTTTGATCAGATTCTTTTGACTTAATATTCCCCAGAGACCCAATAGCATTAGAGCAAATCCTGTTGAAATAATTATATATTCCATAATTTAATTTTTTTCGTTTTGAGCGTGTGAGATTGTTCCCAAAATATTAGAAAGTTCTGCTCCCACTTTAAGTCCAACAAAAGTATAAATGACGGGTATAACACCGGCACTAAATAGCTCTCCAAGATTACCTAATCCCAATACGCTATTATCGAGGAATCCTCCGGCTAATAATATACCAAGAACGCCAATCAATACAAACGCAAAGCCTGAAATAGATTCCACAGTAGCGATTACTTTATGACTAACACCAAAATTAGGATTAGCCATAATCATTAGTAACACTCCGGAAGCGATTACTGCTCCACCTTGAAAACCACCACCCGGCGTTAAGTGTCCGTTAATAAAAATATAAATTCCAACCATAAAAATAATGGGTACAATAACTTGCGATGCAGAATCGAGCAATTCTGAAGTTATACGTACAGTACGATTTGGAATAAAATCTTCTTCACGAAATTTGAGAACAAAACTGATAATAGCAGCTGCTAAGAAAAGTATAGTCACCTCTCCTAATGTATCTAAACCTCTATAAGTAACTACGATTGCAGTTACAAGGTTAGCAGCACCAACATCTTTAGCTCCATTTTCAGCATAATAATTAGCTGTTCTGCTTAAACTTTCGTTTCCTTGATAAGCGTTAAACAAATCAAAAAAGATAAGCCCTACTGCAGCCAGTAAAATAATAATTAAAATTTTCTTAATCATTTCTTTGTCTGATTTTATTTAACACATAAAAGAATATTAAAGTGGTTAAACCACTACCTATCGAAGCTTCAGTCATAGCAACATCGGGAGCTGCTAAAAGAAGAAAAATAACAGAAGCGAATAAACTAACCAATCCGGAGGCAATAATAGCAACCGGCAATTTTTCGTGGTGGATGGCAATATAACCGCCAATCAAACTAGCCACTCCTAAAACTATAGCTATTGCAATAAACATATTACTCTCCTTTTTTATTAATTTTTACTTTACGAAGATACGCTCTGCGCGATTCATCAATTTCCTGATGCTCTTTCAATTTATCAACTTTCGAAATTTTCGTAAGCGGTATCTTAATATAATAAGCCGCTCTAGCCAATGTATGAGAAGAAACAGGGTTGGTAATTAGAACAAAAAGTATCAACACCATAAATTTGCCAAACCAACCGGGGAAAATGAAAAATAAACCTACCAGCGATAACATTGTCCCCAATGTACTGGCTTTGGTTCCGGCTTGAATACGGTTGTAAACATCTGGCATACGAATTAATCCGATTGATCCTAATAAAAGGAAAATCGAACCTGCGATAGCTACTGCTCCACCGAATATTTCCATCAAATTATTATCCATATTTTTTAAGTTTAAAACTAAAGACAAATTATTTCTTTAGCTTTTACATTATTTTTACAATCCTTTTTCCAAATAACGCGCAACTATTATAACGCCAAGGAAACCCAAAATACCATATACCAAAGCAACATCCATGTATATAATGCGGTTACTTAAAGCTGCTATAAAAGCAATTAAGGCAACACTTGAAACCGACATAACATCAAAAGCAACTATACGATCTGCACTAGTGGGCCCTAAAATAAATCTTACCATTGATACAACAATACTCAATAGGGTAATTGATACTGCGATGATAATCATTGTATTAACCATACATTACCTCCAAATATTTTTCAAATTTTTCAACAATTAGGCGTGTGCTTTCATTTATATCATCGGATCTAACATCAATCCAATGAATAAAAAGAGAATCGTCTATTAACTCAAGAGTAAAAGTTCCCGGAGTTAAAGTAATAGAATCAGCCAAAATAACCCTGCCAATTTTAGACTT
Encoded here:
- a CDS encoding cation:proton antiporter subunit C: MEYIIISTGFALMLLGLWGILSQKNLIKIVLGFTIFDTGINIVMVSIGYVRGKAAPILDVIKPSEAADKIVDPVPQALVLTAIVIGLGVSALMLVYVLKLHHEKNSLDINSFKDLKW
- a CDS encoding DUF4040 domain-containing protein, which produces MFIAIAIVLGVASLIGGYIAIHHEKLPVAIIASGLVSLFASVIFLLLAAPDVAMTEASIGSGLTTLIFFYVLNKIRQRND
- a CDS encoding Na+/H+ antiporter subunit G; this encodes MDNNLMEIFGGAVAIAGSIFLLLGSIGLIRMPDVYNRIQAGTKASTLGTMLSLVGLFFIFPGWFGKFMVLILFVLITNPVSSHTLARAAYYIKIPLTKISKVDKLKEHQEIDESRRAYLRKVKINKKGE